A region of Culicoides brevitarsis isolate CSIRO-B50_1 chromosome 1, AGI_CSIRO_Cbre_v1, whole genome shotgun sequence DNA encodes the following proteins:
- the LOC134827850 gene encoding trichoplein keratin filament-binding protein, whose product MNAAKMQEALIRKREAQQMKIEKSAAVHNYFDKWGKITSRFEHWTTPEYYKEKEEDLQKEKQNLLKQEKLEKRREKLKQLLEHEKEQYDLEVQEKSRPRSRIHSADILEQIKRSKIETENLKRRQELEKTLYERIRLGPDRDRIILESRTENQAIAKLNWLDRQVEMQLQNDEQRKNQQEREMRLQAEARKHEEFIERCNEMRKAEIEELRALQERHVQELKERENENHALKLQENVLKKRKNEIQEELEKLRLNITQRRDRIMALHNLRRIKMLLRERSEQVRRDLKQDIAVLDKIGLEWADPQTVRYLREKFQMQFDLEVQKQSYIEAMYESEAKQSLAKQEKTWTEEAQLREQQIRTLLEDCLAELESKIDDAAQRHKDLVNIRETHLNAIENANARLKALLESGLKEQQTAAMELQKDNQEVSRIMNGKNDSLHNKRINRPASALVDRNRNRILQTDYEEDLENKFNRMHDDFITTSIPTTPVPQSPLKIPEFGRKKIAWC is encoded by the exons ATGAATGCCGCTAAAATGCAAGAGGCGCTAATACGAAAGCGTGAAGCGcaacaaatgaaaattgaaaaatcggCAGCTGTTCACAATTATTTCGataaatggggcaaaattacatccag ATTCGAGCATTGGACAACGCCCGAAtattacaaagaaaaagaagaagatttGCAAAAAGAGAAGcaaaatctcttaaaacaagaaaaactcGAGAAACGTCGCGAAAAACTAAAACAACTTTTGGAACACGAAAAGGAACAATATGACTTGGAAGTGCAAGAAAAGAGTCGCCCACGTTCCCGCATCCATTCTGCCGACATTTTGGAGCAAATTaaacgatcaaaaatcgaaactGAGAACTTGAAACGTCGTCAAGAGCTGGAAAAAACTTTGTACGAACGAATTCGTCTCGGACCCGATCGCGATCGAATAATTTTGGAGTCAAGAACGGAAAATCAAGCAATTGCCAAGCTAAATTGGCTCGATAGACAAGTCGAGATGCAACTGCAGAACGACGAGCAACGTAAAAATCAACAAGAACGCGAAATGCGGTTGCAAGCTGAAGCAAGAAAACACGAAGAATTCATCGAACGTTGTAACGAGATGCGAAAAGCAGAAATTGAGGAGTTACGGGCATTGCAGGAACGTCACGTGCAAGAACTAAAAGAGCGCGAAAATGAAAATCACGCGttaaaattgcaagaaaacgttttgaaaaagcgaaaaaatgaaattcaagaaGAACTTGAGAAATTACGTCTCAATATCACGCAAAGGCGCGATCGAATAATGGCTTTGCACAATTTGCGTCGCATTAAAATGTTACTTCGTGAACGTTCCGAGCAAGTAAGACGCGATTTGAAGCAAGATATCGCTGTTTTGGACAAAATTGGGCTCGAATGGGCAGATCCGCAAACCGTGCGTTACTTAcgcgaaaaatttcagatgCAATTTGACTTGGAAGTGCAAAAACAAAGTTACATCGAAGCCATGTACGAGTCCGAAGCGAAGCAAAGTCTCGCGAAACAGGAAAAAACATGGACCGAAGAAGCCCAATTACGCGAACAGCAAATCCGAACGTTGCTCGAAGACTGTTTGGCAGAGTTGGAGTCGAAAATTGACGATGCCGCGCAACGCCACAAAGATCTCGTGAATATTCGCGAAACGCATCTCAACGCAATCGAAAACGCTAATGCTCGTTTGAAAGCGTTGCTCGAAAGTGGCTTGAAAGAACAACAAACGGCAGCAATGGAACTGCAAAAAGACAATCAGGAAGTCAGTCGCATCATGAACGGCAAAAATGACTCATTGCATAATAAACGCATTAACAGACCAGCATCGGCATTAGTCGATCGGAACAGAAATAGAATTCTGCAAACGGATTACGAGGAAGATCTCGAGAATAAATTCAATCGAATGCATGATGATTTCATCACGACTTCAATTCCGACAACGCCCGTACCGCAATCGCCATTGAAAATTCCGGAATTTGGCAGGAAGAAAATCGCTTGGTGCTAG
- the LOC134837111 gene encoding peptidoglycan-recognition protein LB, with product MSNKFLLFVSVFVLSNACSDNALPDNQSNSTVFSYVHRAGWNAAIPTVVEPFRGAAPYVIIHHSYLPGHCTTTAECIKAMQDMQKYHQEVQGWNDIGYSFGVGGDGLVYQGRGFNVVGAHAPKFNDKSVGICLIGDWRKSLPPKAMLQAVQDLIEYGVQNGNIEEDYKLLGHRQVRDTECPGERLFDEIKTWPHWAEEP from the exons ATGtcgaacaaatttttgctttttgtatCAGTTTTTGTCCTGTCAAATG CTTGCAGTGACAATGCTCTTCCCGACAACCAATCCAACTCAACGGTCTTCAGTTATGTACATCGCGCTGGATGGAATGCCGCTATTCCAACGGTGGTCGAACCATTTAGAGGAGCAGCGCCTTACGTGATCATTCATCATTCATATTTGCCGGGACATTGCACGACGACAGCTGAATGTATCAAGGCGATGCAAGATATGCAGAAATATCATCAAGAAGTGCAAGGATGGAATGATATCGGGTACAGTTTTGGGGTTGGAGGCGACGGATTGGTCTATCAAGGAAGAGGATTTAACGTTGTCGGAGCTCATGCACCAAAATTCAACGATAAAAGTGTTGGAATTTGCTTAATTGGCGATTGGAGAA aaaGCCTTCCTCCGAAAGCGATGCTTCAAGCTGTTCaagatttaattgaatatggAGTTCAGAATGGAAATATTGAAGAAGATTATAAATTGTTGGGACATCGTCAAGTAAGAGACACAGAATGTCCCGGAGAAagactttttgatgaaattaagaCATGGCCTCACTGGGCAGAggaaccttaa